Proteins encoded by one window of Dreissena polymorpha isolate Duluth1 chromosome 11, UMN_Dpol_1.0, whole genome shotgun sequence:
- the LOC127851097 gene encoding uncharacterized protein LOC127851097, producing the protein MFTSMDSLRKLSAAALTALRLLLILSGIEPNPGPFNKTNGAGYPAFHDWALKSVFVLNVDREMEATIWNKNSSEARYTSFRRILVTIGRNCGSNTACIYIRDKKIFLLLTSKLLSKIDFIKANKPFPQSFFVYLNDNGAIQICRISSDLSSFLAPVNEYITSGKVTCLDYNDFQPSVSLVQSKQSKVSSITEDKTHLAGFSNSVYNLKIYIHEKEESPTPAYPVENEEQNTIAVQAVGDVDGFRSFVATSSGLSELPIPWSYQSQTQSTSQVQQHGNNITPLQIHEPVTVARIELDTSERYDPTEIRCNSSNPVVSNTQRWRGEATDYPTAKYPRYAAVEDRTASFRNWPRTRPTIPALCQSGFFYTGNDDLVRCFCCGIGLKDFSDTDDPLQEHVRHSRNCAYLLVLLGGQDGMERYHRSLPTHDPEEIRRQQRLRYISQQSVPATGYRARHERLRSLQSRLDTFTNWPSHVTQRPQELAEAGLYYTGNDDHCRCFACDGGLRKWEHGDDPWIEHCRWFPACPYAREVKGRDFIDLI; encoded by the exons ATGTTCACAAGCATGGATTCACTCAGAAAGCTAAGTGCAGCGGCTTTAACGGCTTTGCGCCTGTTGCTTATATTATCTGGAATAGAACCAAATCCTGGACCTTTCAACAAAACTAATGGAG ccGGTTACCCTGCTTTCCACGACTGGGCGCTAAAGTCAGTCTTTGTTCTCAATGTAGACCGAGAAATGGAGGCAACAATTTGGAACAAGAACTCATCAGAAGCTAGATACACCAGTTTCAGAAGGATATTGGTGACCATTGGAAGAAATTGTGGAAGTAACACTGCATGCATATACATCCGAGACAAAAAGATATTTCTTCTTTTAACATCAAAACTACTTTCGAAAATAGACTTTATAAAGGCAAACAAACCATTTCCACAATCATTTTTCGTATATCTTAATGACAATGGGGCAATTCAAATTTGTCGCATATCTTCAGATCTCAGTTCTTTTCTCGCACCTGTCAATGAATACATTACAAGTGGGAAAGTTACTTGCCTAGATTATAATGATTTTCAACCCTCAGTATCTTTGGTTCAAAGCAAACAATCTAAAGTATCAAGCATTACAGAGGACAAAACCCATTTGGCAGGTTTCAGTAATTCAGTGTATAATTTGAAAATTTACATCCATGAAAAAGAAGAAAGCCCAACTCCCGCGTATCCAGTTGAAAACGAGGAACAAAATACCATAGCCGTTCAAGCTGTTGGCGATGTGGATGGGTTTCGTTCATTTGTTGCTACGTCGTCAGGCTTGAGTGAACTTCCTATTCCATGGAGCTACCAATCCCAGACACAGAGTACTTCACAGGTGCAACAGCATGGAAACAACATCACTCCTCTACAAATACACGAGCCAGTTACTGTTGCAAGGATAGAACTAGACACATCGGAACGATATGATCCGACGGAAATCCGGTGCAATAGTTCAAATCCTGTAGTATCGAATACACAAAGGTGGCGGGGCGAAGCAACGGATTATccg ACGGCAAAATATCCTCGCTATGCAGCGGTCGAAGATAGGACCGCATCCTTTAGAAACTGGCCAAGGACACGACCAACAATACCAGCTTTGTGTCAGAGTGGGTTTTTCTATACAG GTAACGATGACTTGGTTAGATGTTTCTGCTGTGGTATTGGTCTAAAAGACTTTTCCGACACTGACGATCCTCTACAAGAACATGTCCGTCACTCTAGGAACTGTGCTTACCTTTTAGTTTTGTTGGGAGGCCAAGACGGAATGGAACGATACCAC CGAAGTTTGCCAACACATGACCCCGAAGAGATCAGACGCCAGCAGCGTCTTCGATATATCAGCCAACAAA GTGTTCCTGCGACTGGGTATAGGGCTAGACACGAACGGCTTCGGTCACTGCAGTCTCGATTGGATACTTTCACTAACTGGCCGTCACATGTGACCCAAAGACCTCAAGAGCTCGCTGAAGCTGGCCTGTATTACACAG GTAACGACGACCATTGCCGATGCTTTGCGTGTGACGGTGGATTGAGGAAATGGGAACACGGAGACGATCCCTGGATAGAACACTGTCGATGGTTTCCTGCTTGTCCTTATGCACGCGAAGTAAAAGGGCGCGATTTCATCGACCTTATTTAG